The Manis javanica isolate MJ-LG chromosome 2, MJ_LKY, whole genome shotgun sequence genome contains a region encoding:
- the LOC140847827 gene encoding signal transducing adapter molecule 1-like produces MGLFSSNFVTADLTAEPEMIKTEKKTVQFSDDVQVETIEPEPEQAFIDEDKMDQLLQMLQSTDPSDDQPDLPELLHLETMCHQMGPLIDEKLEDIDRKHSELSELNVKVMEALSLYTKLMNEDPMYSMYAKLQNQQYYMQSSGVSGSQVYPGPPQSGAYLVAGNAQMSHLQSYSLPPEQLSSLSQGAVPPSANPALPSQQAQASYPNTIVSSVQGNTYPNQASVYSPPPPAAADVSVYQNAGTSVSQVPNYSLTSSTLPQPGGSQQLPQPQQPYLQKALL; encoded by the exons ATGGGGTTATTTTCCTCAAATTTTGTGACTGCAGATCTCACTGCTGAACCAGAAATGA TTAAAACGGAGAAGAAGACGGTACAATTTAGTGATGATGTTCAGGTAGAAACAATAGAGCCAGAGCCAGAACAAGCCTTCATTGATGAG GATAAAATGGACCAGTTGCTACAGATGTTGCAAAGTACAGATCCCAGTGATGATCAACCAGATCTTCCAGAGTTACTTCATCTTGAAA CAATGTGTCACCAGATGGGACCTCTCATTGATGAAAAGCTGGAAGATATTGATAG AAAACATTCAGAACTCTCAGAACTTAATGTTAAAGTAATGGAGGCACTTTCATTGTATACCAAGTTAATGAATGAAGATCCAATGTATTCCATGTACGCAAAATTACAGAATCAGCAGTATTATATGCAGTCATCTGGTGTTTCTGGTTCTCAG GTGTACCCAGGGCCTCCTCAAAGTGGTGCTTACCTGGTTGCAGGGAATGCACAGATGAGCCATCTCCAGAGCTACAGCCTTCCCCCAGAGCAACTCTCTTCTCTCAGCCAAGGAGCAGTTCCACCCTCCGCAAACCCAGCCCTTCCTAGTCAGCAGGCCCAGGCTTCTTACCCTaa CACAATAGTCAGTTCTGTGCAAGGAAATACGTATCCCAACCAGGCTTCAGTTTAtagtcctcctcctcctgctgctgctgatgTCTCTGTTTACCAGAATGCAGGAACTAGTGTTTCCCAGGTGCCAAACTACAGTTTAACATCATCAACACTGCCTCAACCAGGAGGCAGTCAACAGCTGCCTCAGCCACAGCAACCATATCTTCAGAAGGCTCTGCTATAG